The Taeniopygia guttata chromosome 27, bTaeGut7.mat, whole genome shotgun sequence region ctgcatccctgtgctgctgtccagACCCTCGGCTCAGCCCTGACCTGGGGCCGGAGCTGGGAGCAGTGAGATCCCCTCGTGCCTCCCCCCAGAAGCCCAGCGGGGTCTCGGGGGTCTCCCAGTGCCCCAGGCCCCTCCTGGGCAGGTGCCAGCTCCGCTGGGACCATgccagcctcagcccagcctcgctgtgcccagggctgcccttCCACGCCCGCCcgtcccctggaggtggcagagatgtccccaggctctgcccaTGCCGGAGGGTGCCCCAGTTTGACCAGTAACCCCAGGGTTACATCCACCAGGAGTGTTGCAATGCCCATTGCTTCACCCTCCCATTCCTCTCATTATTCTCATATTAAAGCAAAGATTGGGTCACATCTCGAGCCCACCCTTCCTGTCCAGCCCACTCCAGGTGActcctcacctcctccttccCGTTCTGTGTCACGGGGGAACCTTTGGGCACCAGCCTGGTCTCCATCAAACCCAGCTTTGCTTTTAATGATTCCTTCAGTCCCTcccagctggaggagctgggccTTCCTGAGGGAATCCAGCATGATCCTCCTGCTCCACATTTGGGAGCTCCTCCAGGGGCCTTCCTGAGGGAATCCAGCGTGATCCTCCTGCTCCACATTTGGGAGCTCCTCCAGGGGCCAGCCTGGGGAAGATCTGCCCATTCCAGAGCACAGGGAAGGTAAATTCTGCCTTCcactgggcagaggagaggcagggcaGCCCAAGGAGGGGGTTTAAGGTGCCTTTCTGCATCCTCAGAGCTCCAGACCACTGGCCCCAAGGTCTCCTGTCAGGAGCTCTACTCCAGGGAGAAGCCTGGAACCCGCCtagggcacagcagggctgtcacCTCTCCATGGGGCTGGCGAGGTGGCACAGGCAGGGGACAGCTCCCAGCACACAAAAGCCTTCACtccccacctcctcctgcttcctGGAGTGCAGAGGGGTCCTGAATCCTGGGAAACTCCAGCATTTCCCTCTCAGGATGCTCTGCAGACCACATCCCCACCAAgacccagctctgcctgtgctcagcCAGGAGATCTCACTCTGGAGCTCCAGCACCCCCTCACCCCCAGACCTGACTGACCCCCCAGGACTCCTCTCAGCCCCCCAGGCACTGACAGACCCCCCAGGACTCCTCTCAGCCCCCCAAGCACTGACAGACCCCCCCAGTACCCCCAAGCACTGACAGACCCCCCAGGACTCCTCTCAGCCCCCCAGGCACTGACAGACCCCCCCAGTACCCCCAACCACTGCCAGACCCCCCCAGGACTCCTCTCAGCCCCCCAAGCACTGACAGACCCCCCCAGTacccccagacactgccagaccCCCTCCCCCCATGGCtctgggtgcccccagccccgagGAAGCCCCTGCACTCAGGCACAGAGCCACCAGCCCATGTAATTACAGATGCTTAATTAGCGACAGCAGGGCGCTCTCTTAACAAAGCAAATTAATTACAGGCAAGGCTGCATCGAGAGCTGGAGGGACTAATGAAGGCTGGGAGCATCGTCTGTGCCCACCCCGGGAAacagcacagcctgtgccaccccagcctGGTGGCTCAGGGGGGCACAGGGTCTGGCTGGCAccggggctgggacagggctgggacagggctgggacacccctgccctgggaccACCACAAACCACGGGAAGAGCAGAGCATCCATCTGGGACTGGGGCATTGAGGGAGGCAGAGCTCACAGCCCCCGCTCCTCCGCGCTGTAGTActctgtgggatgggatgggatgggatgggatgggatgggatgggatgggatgggatgggatgggatgggatgggatgggatgggatgggatgggatgggatgggatgggatgggatgggatgggatgggatgggatgggatgggatgggatgggatgggatgggatgggatgggatgggatgggatgggatgggatgggatgggatgggatgggatgggatgggatgggatggggtggggtggggtggggtggggtggggtggggtggggtgggatgggatggggtggggtgggatggagaCAGGGAGCAGGAAAGCTCAGCCCAGGTTGATGGAAGCTCGAGGAAAGCTGCTCCAGTCGGGCCTGTGGGGACaatgtccccaggctgtccttACCCGCTGCTGGGGGGACGCCGGGTCCCACTGTCCCGGTGGCActggggggcggcggggggggcacagctctgctggagagGGGTGAGGACGGGTCAGTGGGGATGGatggtgtcccctggaggtggtGGCACAGCGGGGAGGCCCCGAGCCCCAGCCCGGCACTCACCGAGGCGAGGAGCGCAGGAAGCGCacgggggccgggccgggcgtgGGCCAGGGGATGTAGTGATGGTGGAAAACCACGGCCGCCTCTTCCTCCTCGCCCTGCCAAGGCCCCGGCAGCGCCTGCGGTGGGGAcggaggcagggctgggccgggctccggGGCTCCCAAAGCGCCGCTGGCCGGGATCGCCCCCGCTGGGTGGGCTCCATCCCACACAAAGCCATGGGAACACGGCTGCCGGGGACACGGCGGGGTGGCAGCCCCACAGATGGGACCGAAACCCCGTGGGAAGAGCCCTTGGATCTGTCTGAGAGGTGTTTGGGCAGGCAGGGTGCAGTCCCGGCTGGCCCCgctggcactgggagggcagggggcgagtgccaggagctgccagctggcCGCaagctcagcagctgccagagcccagcccagccccaaaaACTGCATTGTTCCCCCCAGGGGGATGAAATGTTTGATACGGTTTTGGTTCGAGATGGATTTTTCAATGGCAGcccctgcagagccttcctgccacATTGGGCTGCGCTTCCAGAGGCTCCCGGCTCTTCCCAGCTGGGCTGAACCTCTGCCCGAGGCCGGACTGGGCTgagctgtcagagctggggccCAAACcgagccccaaaaccccaaagggctgctctgagctgggctgggaccacccaggggctgcaggcagagggtCCCAAAGCAGCACGGGGTGATCCCAATGAGCCCTGGGCACCCCCCTctgcccacccagcccctccGAGCCCcacctgggcaggggctggggctggcccCGCACCCAGGGGTGTCAGAGCCGCCACAGCCAGGCCATGCATCAGCAGCTGGTGCATTTGGGAGGCTTGAATCAGCATCAGCTCCATCAAATCTGCCAGAGAATTGGAGATTCTGCGTCAGAGAGAGAGCAGatggagggcaggaggagcagagcctgggatgGGTGCCTGGGATGGGGCGGCCCCACGGCTCCTCCCTGTTCCCAAGCAGTGGGAGCAAAGCCAGACTTCCCCCGCCCCAGTTTGGAAGCCTCATGTggtgtttaaaaattattttgcttggATAAGGCTTGAAAATTGCCGTATTTGAGCCTTTTCTTCCTTGCACACATCTGGGCTGCCTCACGAGGGGTGATTActggggctggaggcaccaGAGTTTCCTCCCATTCTGGGGAGAGTTTCTCCAGCCCGGGCagtgctcagggccctgggcagcccctggcaggggcagcGGACAGAGCACGCCAGGGTCAGCCCTCAGAGCCccggggcaggagctgggggtgagCCCAGAGTCCCAACCCCACTCCTGGGAGCCGGATCCGAGTCAGGAGCAGGGTGGGGATGCTCAGTGCCTCCTCAGCTCCCGCCTGAGCAGCTGGGCCTGGGGCAGTGTCCCTGCCCCCTTGGCTGGAGGCCACACTGAGGGTGGCTGCTGAGGCCCATCCACACAGaggaaaccccaaatctgcctctacacccccaaaaaacagccccacTTCCTGCAGGtgtggaattcccagagcagatTCTTATAAACCTGCTGGATTCCCCTGAGATTCCGCTGGCTTCAtccacccagagcagctgtggtgcccctggagccctggcagtgcccaaggccaggttggacactggggctggagcagcctgggacagtgggaggtgtccctgccatggcaggggtggccctgggtgATCCTTAAAATcccattctgggattccctGGTTCCATATCCTGGAGTAAAGAAGGTTTTGGACCACCCCATAGCCCATGTGCCAGATCCCCAGAGGCTCCAGGGCTGCCAGGCTGGCCCCAGGACACCAGGAGGTGGCTGTCCCTCCAGGCAGAGCACCCAGCACCTCCTGGGActctgctgtgggagcagggagtgccccagggctgctggcagctccaccCGTCCCACAGGGGCCAGCCTGGCTCTCTCTGCTCTTTCCACACCCATTTGCAGCATCCTTTTTCCTCCCTGGATTTTTAAGGACAGCTCCAgcttccccctccccacagcaAAAGTGACTTTGCCTGTGGTGTGTCCGCAGTGGTGACAGCTctttgtccctgctgtccctggtccccacagccccatgccctgctgccagccccccagcccagACTGCAGCCCGGGGGCACCGGGGTGGGTGAAGTCGCTGCGGGCAGTGGCACAGCCTGGGGTTCCAGTGCCACTCAATCCCACCTGGCAGCTCAAGGAGCCTGTCGAACCTGGGGATGCCAGCAGGAAATGGGGGTTTGGAGAACAAAAACAGGtgaatttaggggaaaaaaaacccaaaaaccaaaaacccgccaaaacaaacaaacaaacaaaacaacaaaacaaacaaacaaacaaaaacaaaaaagaaacccaaacaaaaacccaaacgaacaaacaaaacaacaaaaaccaaaaagaaacccaaacaaacaaacaaacaagcaaaacaataaaaaacccaaaaagaaacccaaacaaaaccccaaacaaacaaacaaacaaaaaaccaaacagaaacccaaacaaaaaccaaaccacaaaaaagccccaaactgTTCCCAGACTTGGTAAACCCGCACGATTCTCATCCCGAGGGGCTGAACGTCCCTCCCAGGCCGGATGGACGTTCCGAGGGCGctcagccccgctgccctccGGCTGACCAAGGCCGGGAAGGAGCGGGGccgcccggccgggctcggcgcTGCCCCCGGCTCTGCCCGCACGCACCTCCCGGGCCGGGCGCGGGTcccggcggggcggccccgggcccgggcggcagcagcagcagcggcggcgaTCCCACGGCCAGGGGCTGCGAGAAACGGGAACGGCACTTTCAGGGTTAatccagccctggcacggggcacgagggacagaggggacacggccgggaCAGGCGGGAGCGGGACAGGGCTGGTGACGGGACAGAGGGGACGGGGCTGGTGGGACAGAGGGGACGGGGGTGGTGGGACAGAGGGGATGGGGGTGGTGGGACAGAGGGGACGGAGTTGCTGGTGGGACAGAGGGGACCGGGGTGGTGGCAGGACAGAGGGGATGGGGGTGGTGGTGGGACAGAGGGGATGGGGGTGGTGGTGGGACAGAGGGGACGGGGCTGGTGAGTGACAGAGGGGACGGGGGTGGTGGCAGGACAGAGGGGATGGGGGTGGTGACGGGACAGAGGGGATGGGGCTGGTGGTGGGACAGAGGGGACGGGGCTGGTGACGGGACAGAGGGGATGGGGCTGGTGGTGGGACAGAGGGGACGGGGATGGTGGTCTGGGGGATTATGATCCGAGGGGGAACAGGACGAGAGCCCCGGAGGAGGGAATGGTCGCTCTCCCCTGGTTTTTCCAGGGACACCGCCCTCCCGTCCTGGGTGACTTCCAGACCTGGGGAGTCCCCCCCTCTGGGGACAGGTCCCTGGGCACGGATGGCCTTTCGGGGTCTGCAGGGCGTTTGCGAACCCCCAGGCTTTGGGCACCCCCgagcccagcccctctcccatccccacCCTTATCCCATCAGTGCAGAGGCAGAAGCGTTCCGGGGCTCACCCTGGGTGGGACAAAGGGGGTCCCCGCCGGGGCGGCCCCCCAGAGCCCGCGGGGGTCCCCGGCCGCGCCCCCCCGCATGGCTCCGGTGCGAGGGGAGCGGAGCTGCGATCCCGGGATGGTCTCCGGGGCTCCCGAGAGAAACAAACCCTGCCCGGAGGGAGGCTCCGCGCCAGGAATGTGCCCGGGCTGCTCCTCCCGGCGGGAAATCCCCGGGAAAGGCCCCGGGGATACCGGCCCGgggtgtccgtgtgtccccgccCTGTCCCCGACCCGGAGCCTCGTGGTGAGGGGGTGAAAGGAGCGGCTAATGGCATCTGAGCCTCATCAGGGAATGGGAGGGACGCTGGATTAATGAAATCTATGAAAGGGACTTCATTAGGGATGGGACCCCCAAAGTCTCCCCTAAAATTTGGGTGACAACCCCAGAGACCTCCAAAATTCTCAGCTAGAACTGGAGTTGGGAACCACAGAAACCTCctcaaaatctccccaaaactgGGGATGGGGCACCCGAAGtctccccaaaatttgggatgggACCCCCAGAAACCCCTGTAAAATTTGGGATGGGACCCCCAGAAACCCCTGTaaaatttgggatgggatccttAAATATCTCCCCTAATACTAGAGGATGGGACTCCTAGAAACCCCCAAAAGtctccccaaaatttgggatggtCCCCAGGATATcacccagccccagtgccaccccagggctgctccccagGATGTCACAGCCTCGGTGCCACCTGGGGTCCCCGGGGTGTCCTTGTCCCCATGCCAGGTCCCCCGGGACTGTGACCCGGGAACGGGCAGGaagtgctggcagcagagcctggctccaggctgctgccggagccccccaaaatttgggatgagACCTTCAGAAACCTCCCGCAAAACGGGATGAGAGCCACAGAAcgcccccaaaatctccccaaaactgGGGACAGGCACCAAACATCTTCCCCAAAATTCAGATAGGAACCCCAGAGACCTCCAAAAGTCTCCCCAAAATTGGGGGTGGGAACCACAGGAGCCCCCAAAGCCTGGGCAGTGCTCGGgagccccagagccctgccgTGGGTCCTTCTcaggctgctgcccaggctcctggcagggagctccTCCCAGGAAATCCTGGGAAAGGGGAGTCTGCAGGAAACACCAAATTCCAGAAAAATGCACCCTGTGCCCCCACAGACCCCCGCCCTGCCACCCCCGAGCCTCAGGCCGCTCCCTGGATTTCCATGGATATCACATCCCAGACCTGGGAGCTTTTCCCAGGGTTTCAGCCCGCGGCCAGCTCTGCTCGGGAGCAAATCTCTCCCAAAACTCTCGTTCTGCCCCAGaactccccaaatccaccccccagcccccaaatcccccccttGAGACCGAGCCCGGCTGCCTCAGCTCACAGACCTTGGCTCCAGTCCGGGCTATTTTCTGCTTGATTGGTTTTTTCTGTGTTCCTAATGTTTCCGACCCCCCCCGGAttgcttttctgccttttgttaTAATCCTAAATTCCCATTATTTGCCATTTAATTGCTGTGCTGCTTCCTGCCCGTTTTGGCAGAGCCTGACTGGGCTGATCCCGATCTTATCTCCCCTTAggagggatgaggaggaggaggaggaggaggaggaggaggaggaggaggaggaggaggaggaggaggaggaggaggaggaggaggaggaggaggaggaggaggaggaggaggaggaggaggaggaggaggaggaggaggaggaggaggaggaggaggaggaggaggaggaggaggaggaggaggaggaggaggaggaggaggaggagaaggcagctgtggctgtgctgtccccaggtcACCTTCCCCAGGTGGGAATGATGCCCCAGCTGGAGGTGCCACCTCTGCTGCCCCCCTCATCTGGCTCACCCAcagaggtgacagtgacagcccTGGGCTGGTTCGTGTTCCCACCTCGGACACACAAAACACCCACTGGGAAAACCCAGGAGAGATCAGGGGAAACCCAGGAGGGATCAGAGGATTCTCCAGCTCTGATGAGGACAgatcctgctgtcccctggaAGAGCCACCCAGCTCCAAGGGCATCCTGAGGGTGCCCAGCAGAGGATTTGCTGCCTTTGGAAGCTCTGGAGCCCCTCTTTTACAGCAGCTCTGAGATTTCTCCTGGGAACCCTCAAAACTTGCCCCTACcccatcccagggctgggatcccagccctgtccaTGCTCAGGCACAGGCTGAGTCCCAGGAGCTTTGGACCAGGGATTTTCCTTGTCAGGACCAAGGAAAGCCTTGGGATGGGGTGAGTCCCTGGGGACCAGAAGGGACAGGGACCCTCTGCCACCCCTTGGGCCgtgtgggtgctgctgcagctcctgggatgggatcagtgggatccAGCCCCTCTCTGTggggtgtcggaatctgtgggtattggtgatcccgagattgtagaaagtctctgcctttcagccccgctgccaaagcagaagtcataattcgtctgtgctgtttcaaggttgtttattctgtttatctctaacatgttctgctgccctgccgcagctctgtcctgcagggcagcgtgtggggctctgccctcagtgggatgttacaaacattaaataccacaaactacctgtgctggatttacaataacgtgccaatatctgtcacctacgttggacagcgtgtcccc contains the following coding sequences:
- the PRR29 gene encoding proline-rich protein 29 isoform X2, which translates into the protein MRGGAAGDPRGLWGAAPAGTPFVPPRPLAVGSPPLLLLPPGPGAAPPGPAPGPGDLMELMLIQASQMHQLLMHGLAVAALTPLGAGPAPAPAQALPGPWQGEEEEAAVVFHHHYIPWPTPGPAPVRFLRSSPRAVPPPPPPSATGTVGPGVPPAAEYYSAEERGL
- the PRR29 gene encoding proline-rich protein 29 isoform X1, with the translated sequence MRGGAAGDPRGLWGAAPAGTPFVPPRPLAVGSPPLLLLPPGPGAAPPGPAPGPGDLMELMLIQASQMHQLLMHGLAVAALTPLGAGPAPAPAQALPGPWQGEEEEAAVVFHHHYIPWPTPGPAPVRFLRSSPRRAVPPPPPPSATGTVGPGVPPAAEYYSAEERGL